In bacterium, the following proteins share a genomic window:
- a CDS encoding endonuclease yields the protein MTPHESLASRAHSMRTLCSTLLVLSLTFLMSSLALADEYDPPSGYYDSASGLTGSALKNALHNIIDDHTKLSYTPGVWTALREIDQDPSNSNNILDLYSNRSIPKTDQDGSSSATYVWNREHSFPKSFGFNYESWPPYTDVHHLFACEKNINSTRNNHYFDWATGGTEYAVVGTTDVNKLLGDAFEPWDGRKGDVARALFYMDTRYNGDQSNEPDLSLDDGQPVTGEPHMAKISTLLEWHALDPVVQWDRRRNHLVYTNYQHNRNPYVDHPEYVCSVYGGAACSGPTPTPTATTTASPTPTPTPTPTSTGGTLTSGVTVSDSVAQGAWDHYSIYVPAGATQLQVVMTGTNDADVYVKQGSQPSSSSWDFRPYVNGSSETVTVNSSSNPTLVAGSMYYVSVYGYSSSTSSYSLTATVTGSSTPTPSPTATATATASPTPSSAANLFFTEYVEGSSYNKAVEIYNGSGSSVSLSGWSVQVFFNGGTSAGSTINLSGTLAAGDVYVIADDSSVSALTSVSDMLFSNSSWNGDDAVALVYSGTTVDVIGRIGQDPGSAWSANGVSTQDQTLRRKSTVTSGDSNGTDTFDPSVQWIAYSIDDFSNLGTAGSTSPTPSPTPTPTPSPSPSPTASPSPSPTPSSGGLTSGVTISDSVANGAWDHYTIYVPSNATQLQIVMTGNNDADLYVKSGSQPTASSWDFRPYVGGSSETVTINSSSSPALNTGVTYYISVYGYASATSSYTLTPTITTSSATPSPTPSPTPTATATSTPTGGDMTSGVTISESVAYHSWTHHSIYVPAGSSQLQVVMTGSGDGDVYVKQGSQPTSSSWDFRPYAWGSSETVTVNGSSSPSLVAGSMYYISVYGYEASSINLTATIN from the coding sequence GTGACCCCCCATGAGTCATTAGCTTCTCGCGCACATTCGATGCGCACCCTCTGCAGTACTCTTCTGGTTCTTTCCCTCACATTCCTCATGTCGAGTCTGGCCCTGGCGGATGAATACGATCCCCCTTCCGGCTACTATGATTCGGCATCCGGACTCACCGGAAGCGCTCTCAAGAACGCTCTCCACAACATCATCGACGATCACACGAAGCTCTCCTACACGCCCGGCGTGTGGACGGCTCTGCGTGAAATCGATCAGGACCCCAGCAATTCCAACAACATCCTCGACCTGTACTCGAACCGCTCGATCCCCAAGACCGATCAGGATGGCTCGAGCAGCGCGACCTACGTTTGGAACCGCGAGCACTCGTTCCCGAAGTCGTTCGGCTTCAACTACGAGAGCTGGCCCCCCTACACCGACGTTCATCACCTGTTTGCGTGCGAGAAGAACATCAACTCGACCCGCAACAACCACTATTTCGACTGGGCAACCGGTGGCACCGAGTACGCGGTCGTAGGCACGACCGACGTCAACAAACTGCTCGGCGACGCTTTCGAGCCCTGGGATGGACGCAAGGGCGACGTGGCCCGCGCGCTCTTCTATATGGACACCCGCTACAATGGCGACCAGTCCAACGAGCCGGATCTGTCCCTGGATGATGGCCAGCCCGTAACCGGCGAACCCCACATGGCGAAGATCAGCACACTGCTCGAGTGGCACGCGCTTGACCCCGTCGTGCAGTGGGACCGCCGCCGCAATCACTTGGTCTACACGAACTACCAGCATAACCGTAATCCGTACGTCGACCATCCGGAATACGTTTGCTCCGTTTACGGCGGAGCAGCCTGCAGTGGCCCGACGCCGACTCCGACCGCTACGACAACGGCCAGCCCGACGCCGACCCCGACGCCGACCCCGACGTCGACCGGTGGCACGTTGACCAGCGGCGTGACGGTCAGCGATTCCGTCGCCCAGGGCGCCTGGGATCACTACTCGATTTACGTTCCGGCCGGTGCGACTCAGTTGCAGGTCGTCATGACCGGCACCAACGATGCCGACGTCTACGTCAAGCAAGGCAGCCAGCCGTCCTCGAGCAGTTGGGACTTCCGTCCGTACGTCAACGGCTCGAGCGAGACCGTGACGGTCAACAGCAGCTCCAACCCGACGCTTGTTGCCGGCAGCATGTACTACGTTTCGGTTTATGGCTACAGCTCGTCGACCTCGTCCTACTCGCTGACGGCGACGGTCACCGGATCGTCCACCCCGACGCCGAGCCCGACGGCGACGGCCACGGCCACCGCGAGCCCGACGCCTTCGAGCGCCGCGAACCTGTTCTTCACCGAGTACGTTGAAGGCTCCAGCTACAACAAGGCCGTCGAGATCTACAACGGCAGCGGCTCCTCGGTCAGCCTCTCCGGCTGGTCCGTGCAAGTGTTCTTCAACGGCGGCACCTCCGCCGGTTCGACGATCAACCTGTCCGGCACGCTGGCCGCGGGTGATGTCTACGTCATCGCCGACGATAGCTCCGTTTCCGCTCTGACGAGCGTTTCGGATATGCTGTTCTCCAACAGTTCCTGGAACGGCGACGATGCCGTGGCCCTGGTTTACAGCGGCACCACCGTCGACGTGATTGGCCGCATCGGCCAGGATCCGGGCAGCGCCTGGAGCGCCAACGGCGTCAGCACGCAGGACCAGACGCTGCGTCGCAAGTCCACGGTGACCTCCGGCGACTCCAACGGCACCGACACGTTTGATCCGAGTGTCCAGTGGATTGCCTACAGCATTGACGACTTCTCGAATCTGGGAACCGCCGGCAGCACGTCGCCGACCCCGTCTCCGACGCCTACGCCGACACCCAGCCCGAGCCCAAGCCCGACGGCTTCTCCGTCGCCCTCGCCGACGCCGAGCTCCGGCGGACTGACCAGTGGCGTGACGATCAGTGACAGCGTCGCCAATGGCGCCTGGGATCACTACACGATCTACGTCCCGTCGAATGCGACCCAGTTGCAGATCGTCATGACGGGCAACAACGACGCCGATCTGTACGTCAAGAGCGGCAGCCAGCCGACCGCCAGTTCCTGGGACTTCCGTCCTTACGTTGGTGGCTCGAGCGAGACCGTGACGATCAACAGCAGTTCCAGCCCGGCGCTGAACACTGGCGTGACCTATTACATCTCCGTGTACGGCTACGCTTCGGCGACCTCGTCCTACACGCTGACCCCGACGATCACGACGAGTTCCGCCACGCCGAGCCCGACACCTTCTCCCACCCCGACGGCGACAGCGACATCCACTCCAACCGGTGGCGACATGACGAGCGGCGTGACGATCAGTGAGAGCGTTGCGTACCATTCCTGGACGCACCACTCGATCTACGTGCCCGCCGGCTCGAGCCAGTTGCAGGTTGTTATGACCGGCAGTGGCGATGGCGACGTCTACGTGAAGCAAGGCAGCCAGCCGACATCGAGCAGTTGGGACTTCCGGCCGTACGCCTGGGGTTCGAGCGAGACGGTGACGGTGAATGGCAGCTCCAGCCCATCGCTGGTGGCCGGCAGCATGTACTACATTTCGGTGTATGGATACGAGGCATCCAGCATCAACCTGACGGCGACAATCAACTAG
- the cmk gene encoding (d)CMP kinase: MQKAPVVAIDGPVGVGKSTVARRVAEQLHFRHIDTGAMYRAVAWSFLQLTDEQATTDRLVALARNLSLELRDDGTVWLDGKEITQAIRDEEVGRNVHRAADNIDVREALVDQQRRIGLQRSSVLEGRDIGTVVFPDAAWKIYLDGSPEVRVQRRAAQLKAMGKPVPHEEIYRNLIDRDERDRRREWGALRIADDATLVDTTDLDEDTVVSLICSVVRESPVEQLAT; encoded by the coding sequence GTGCAGAAGGCTCCAGTTGTTGCTATCGACGGCCCCGTTGGGGTCGGGAAATCCACCGTCGCGCGCCGCGTCGCCGAACAACTCCACTTCAGACACATCGATACCGGCGCCATGTACCGCGCCGTCGCCTGGAGTTTCCTCCAGTTGACCGATGAGCAAGCGACGACCGATCGACTGGTCGCGCTGGCGCGGAATTTGTCGTTGGAACTGCGCGATGACGGAACGGTGTGGCTGGACGGGAAGGAAATCACACAGGCCATCCGCGACGAAGAGGTCGGACGCAATGTGCACCGCGCGGCCGATAACATCGATGTGCGCGAGGCCTTGGTCGATCAGCAGCGCCGCATCGGACTGCAACGATCGAGCGTTCTCGAAGGTCGCGATATCGGCACGGTCGTTTTCCCGGATGCCGCGTGGAAGATCTACCTCGACGGTTCGCCCGAAGTGCGCGTGCAGCGACGCGCGGCTCAGTTGAAAGCAATGGGCAAGCCCGTTCCGCACGAAGAGATTTATCGTAATCTGATCGATCGGGACGAACGCGATCGGCGCCGCGAGTGGGGCGCCTTGCGAATCGCGGACGACGCCACATTGGTCGACACGACGGACCTGGATGAGGACACCGTCGTGAGCCTGATCTGTTCAGTCGTGCGCGAAAGCCCCGTCGAGCAGTTGGCCACCTGA
- the cysS gene encoding cysteine--tRNA ligase encodes MSLRITNSMTRQKEEFVPLDPEGKKVLFYNCGPTVYGPFHIGNARNFVVVDVMRRWLEYSGYDVNFVQNLTDVDDKIIARATEEGIPAEEVAEKYTKLFFEHAEALGVRRATRHPKATEFIGQMIGLIKSLVDKDHAYASEDGSVWFDVRSFKEYGRLSRKKLDDMRQGERVLESQQKLKRSPLDFCLWKAAKPGEPAWDSPWGKGRPGWHIECSVMSMACLGSDTIDIHAGGADLRFPHHENEIAQSECHTGHPFVRYWVHNGFLNIDGEKMSKSLKNFKTIDALLEKFDPITLRHFLISAHYGTELDFTVDNLEAAQKASTRYSDAYREALHLLGDLPEPEEWENHEQLVEVEKRFAAAMDDDFNTAQALAVLFDLVTIVNSERARVERGETDEKAFLAGATALLGVFREVLGVTCELEPEEEQIAGLEEDLLQLLIDIRARARQDKQYALADMVRDRLGDLGIALEDRPGGTIWKKS; translated from the coding sequence ATGTCCCTTCGCATCACCAACTCCATGACGCGCCAGAAGGAAGAATTCGTTCCTCTCGATCCCGAGGGGAAGAAGGTCCTCTTCTACAATTGCGGGCCGACTGTCTATGGGCCGTTTCACATTGGCAATGCGCGCAACTTCGTTGTCGTCGACGTGATGCGGCGCTGGCTGGAGTACAGCGGCTATGATGTAAACTTCGTGCAGAACCTGACGGACGTGGACGATAAGATCATCGCTAGGGCTACTGAAGAAGGCATTCCCGCCGAGGAGGTCGCGGAGAAGTACACGAAGTTGTTCTTCGAGCACGCAGAGGCGCTCGGCGTGCGCCGCGCGACGCGGCATCCGAAGGCGACAGAATTCATCGGCCAGATGATCGGCCTGATCAAGAGTCTGGTCGACAAAGATCACGCGTACGCGAGCGAGGACGGCTCGGTCTGGTTCGACGTTCGATCCTTCAAGGAGTACGGTCGCCTGTCGCGGAAGAAACTCGACGACATGAGGCAGGGCGAACGCGTATTGGAAAGTCAGCAGAAACTGAAGCGCAGCCCGCTTGATTTCTGCCTTTGGAAAGCCGCGAAACCCGGCGAGCCCGCGTGGGATTCGCCCTGGGGCAAGGGGCGCCCCGGGTGGCACATCGAGTGTTCCGTCATGTCGATGGCATGTCTGGGTTCGGATACAATCGACATCCACGCCGGCGGCGCGGATCTGCGCTTCCCACACCACGAAAACGAAATCGCGCAGAGCGAATGCCACACGGGGCATCCGTTCGTGCGCTATTGGGTTCACAACGGCTTCCTGAACATCGATGGCGAGAAGATGTCGAAGTCGCTGAAAAACTTCAAGACGATCGATGCATTGCTTGAGAAGTTCGATCCTATTACGCTGCGCCACTTCCTGATCTCGGCGCACTACGGGACGGAGCTGGACTTCACGGTGGACAACCTGGAAGCAGCCCAGAAGGCCTCGACTCGATACAGCGATGCGTATCGCGAGGCGCTACACTTGCTCGGCGATTTGCCAGAGCCCGAGGAGTGGGAGAACCACGAGCAGTTGGTCGAGGTCGAGAAGCGCTTCGCCGCCGCGATGGACGACGATTTCAACACGGCGCAGGCCCTGGCCGTCCTGTTCGATCTTGTTACGATTGTGAACAGCGAACGCGCCCGAGTGGAACGCGGCGAGACCGATGAAAAGGCGTTCCTGGCCGGCGCAACGGCCCTGCTGGGCGTCTTTCGCGAAGTCCTCGGCGTGACGTGCGAACTGGAGCCTGAGGAGGAGCAGATCGCCGGTCTTGAGGAGGATCTGCTGCAACTTCTGATCGACATACGCGCGCGCGCGCGTCAGGATAAACAGTACGCACTCGCCGATATGGTTCGGGATCGATTGGGCGACCTGGGTATTGCCCTGGAAGACCGTCCCGGCGGCACGATCTGGAAGAAATCCTGA
- a CDS encoding GNAT family N-acetyltransferase, with translation MSSESVPRLQPSLETRRLILRPFALTDAPEVQTLAGEREIAETTLNIPFPYEDGLADQWIRTHRRDFEQGRVAIFAIVRQSDGLLIGAIGFVLTLNHGHGELGYWIGRPFWNKGYCSEAAEEMLRYGFEELNLHRIHAHHFTRNPASGRVMEKIGMQHEGRMREHVKKWDHFEDIEIYGILRSEFERRA, from the coding sequence ATGTCGAGTGAGTCCGTCCCGCGCCTTCAGCCCTCGTTGGAGACCAGGCGCCTTATTCTCCGCCCGTTCGCGCTCACCGATGCGCCAGAGGTGCAGACGCTGGCGGGGGAGCGTGAGATCGCTGAGACAACTCTCAACATCCCCTTCCCGTACGAGGATGGCCTGGCCGACCAGTGGATTCGCACGCACCGTCGCGACTTCGAGCAGGGACGGGTTGCGATCTTCGCGATCGTGCGCCAGAGCGATGGTCTGCTGATCGGTGCGATCGGGTTTGTGCTAACGCTCAATCATGGTCACGGCGAACTCGGCTACTGGATCGGGCGTCCTTTCTGGAACAAAGGCTACTGCAGCGAAGCCGCTGAGGAGATGTTGCGTTACGGCTTCGAGGAATTGAATCTCCACCGCATCCATGCGCACCACTTCACACGCAACCCGGCTTCCGGGCGCGTGATGGAGAAGATCGGTATGCAGCACGAAGGGCGCATGCGCGAGCACGTCAAGAAGTGGGATCACTTCGAGGATATTGAGATTTACGGTATACTGCGGAGTGAATTCGAGCGTCGCGCCTAG